The Oncorhynchus keta strain PuntledgeMale-10-30-2019 chromosome 17, Oket_V2, whole genome shotgun sequence genome has a window encoding:
- the ctsh gene encoding pro-cathepsin H, which produces MKILVLLIFAVYSVTSLYPFSEEAEYDFKLWMSQYNKVYEMEEYYHRLQIFIENKRRIDYHNEGNHKFTMGLNQFSDLTFAEFKKSFLLTEPQNCSATKGSHVSSNGPYPESVDWRKKGHYVTAVKNQGPCGSCWTFSTTGCLESVTAIATGKLLQLSEQQLVDCAQAFNNHGCNGGLPSQAFEYIKYNKGIMTEEDYPYTAHDDTCKFKTELAAAFVKDVVNITKYDEMGMLDAVARFNPVSLAYEVTSDFMHYDGGVYTSMECHNTTDTVNHAVLAVGYGEEKGTPYWIVKNSWGSSWGMKGYFFIERGKNMCGLAGCSSYPLPVL; this is translated from the exons ATGAAGATCTTGGTTTTGTTGATATTTGCCGTATACTCTGTTACTTCTTTATATCCGTTTTCCGAGGAGG CCGAATATGACTTTAAGTTATGGATGTCACAG TACAACAAGGTGTATGAGATGGAGGAGTACTACCACAGACTTCAGATCTTCATTGAGAACAAGAGGAGGATTGATTATCACAATGAAGGAAATCACAAGTTCACAA TGGGACTGAATCAGTTCTCTGACCTGACGTTTGCTGAATTCAAAAAATCTTTCCTCTTGACTGAGCCCCAG AACTGTTCTGCCACTAAAGGGAGTCATGTGAGCAGCAATGGACCATATCCAGAGTCGGTCGACTGGAGAAAGAAGGGGCACTATGTCACAGCGGTGAAGAACCAG GGGCCCTGTGGTAGCTGCTGGACCTTCTCCACTACAGGCTGTTTGGAGTCAGTCACAGCAATCGCAACAGGGAAACTCCTACAACTG TCAGAGCAGCAACTCGTGGACTGTGCTCAGGCCTTCAACAACCATGGCTGTAATGG CGGGCTCCCCAGTCAAGCATTTGAGTACATCAAGTATAACAAGGGAATCATGACAGAGGAGGACTATCCATACACTGCACAT GATGACACTTGCAAGTTCAAGACTGAGTTGGCTGCTGCTTTTGTTAAGGATGTAGTCAACATAACAAAG TATGATGAAATGGGTATGCTGGATGCAGTGGCCAGATTCAACCCTGTCAGCCTCGCCTATGAGGTGACCTCTGATTTCATGCATTATGATGGTGGTGTGTACACCAG CATGGAGTGTCACAACACTACAGACACAGTGAATCATGCAGTGCTGGCTGTGGGGTATGGTGAGGAGAAGGGCACACCCTACTGGATAGTGAAGAACTCCTGGGGAAGCAGCTGGGGAATGAAAGG CTATTTCTTCATTGAGCGTGGGAAAAACATGTGTGGACTGGCTGGCTGCTCATCTTATCCCCTTCCTGTGCTGTGA